The Streptomyces sp. NBC_01268 genome window below encodes:
- a CDS encoding DUF3558 domain-containing protein: MQRSASRLSRILACAAVPVMLVAAGCSSGSDSGDKGSGSSGQASSSASATPKPTPTKTVEAAKFAKLPDVCKAVSAKTTSSLVPKAKAKNGTTAESSDATSRGGCSWNGLEDKGVKGSQYRWLDVSFYRYESDATLGSGQERAAENYAKELAKIQGTQGAKKLKTMTAGGIGDEANTVTYELRKTDEDFTYASVVARTGNVLVLLSYNGAGYAGADGPSSKTVTDGALKAAKEAVAAVAVANK, translated from the coding sequence ATGCAGCGATCCGCCTCGCGACTCTCCCGCATACTCGCCTGCGCCGCCGTCCCGGTGATGCTCGTCGCCGCCGGTTGTTCGTCCGGTTCGGATTCCGGGGACAAGGGCTCCGGGTCCTCGGGCCAGGCTTCGTCGTCGGCGTCCGCGACTCCGAAGCCCACGCCGACGAAGACCGTGGAGGCGGCGAAGTTCGCGAAGCTGCCGGACGTGTGCAAGGCGGTGTCGGCGAAGACGACGTCGAGCCTGGTGCCGAAGGCGAAGGCGAAGAACGGTACGACGGCCGAGTCCAGTGACGCGACCAGTCGGGGTGGCTGTTCGTGGAACGGTCTTGAGGACAAGGGCGTGAAGGGCTCGCAGTACCGGTGGCTCGACGTGTCCTTCTACCGTTACGAGTCGGATGCGACGCTCGGCAGCGGTCAGGAGCGGGCGGCGGAGAACTACGCCAAGGAGCTGGCCAAGATCCAGGGCACCCAGGGTGCCAAGAAGCTGAAGACGATGACCGCGGGCGGCATCGGCGACGAGGCGAACACGGTGACGTACGAGCTTCGGAAGACCGACGAGGACTTCACGTACGCGTCGGTGGTGGCGCGTACGGGGAACGTGCTGGTGCTGCTCTCGTACAACGGTGCGGGGTACGCGGGTGCGGACGGTCCGTCGTCGAAGACGGTGACCGATGGTGCGCTGAAGGCGGCCAAGGAGGCTGTCGCGGCGGTCGCGGTGGCCAACAAGTAG
- a CDS encoding DUF4232 domain-containing protein: MRTFARRLTLPATALVAALALTACQSDGSKTTADPAPVTSATNTAPATTDPAEQPSGTPSTQPTASQQDAKPAPQTTGKPAPKPSAKPHKPSSGTPVTVTCTAANTRIVASRVSRPVNHLALTVTNVGSRPCNALGAPTVGFDDPQAAIRVVEDSKPQAVVTLAPGESGYASLILTGEPGPDTHGRTIRTIQVYLTPDSGKTVTAPSGTFADDGAAVSYWQRSLQDALTY; encoded by the coding sequence ATGCGCACCTTCGCCCGCCGCCTCACCCTGCCCGCCACCGCCCTCGTGGCGGCGCTCGCCCTGACCGCCTGCCAGTCGGACGGGAGCAAGACGACCGCGGACCCGGCCCCGGTCACGTCGGCGACGAACACGGCGCCGGCGACGACCGACCCGGCCGAGCAGCCCTCCGGGACGCCGTCCACGCAGCCCACCGCGTCGCAGCAGGACGCGAAGCCGGCGCCCCAGACCACCGGGAAGCCCGCGCCGAAGCCGTCCGCCAAGCCCCACAAGCCGTCCTCGGGGACCCCCGTCACCGTCACCTGCACGGCGGCGAACACGAGGATCGTGGCGAGCAGGGTCAGCCGCCCCGTCAACCACCTGGCGCTGACCGTCACCAACGTGGGAAGCCGCCCCTGCAACGCCCTGGGCGCGCCCACCGTGGGCTTCGACGACCCTCAGGCGGCGATCAGGGTCGTGGAGGACAGCAAGCCGCAGGCGGTGGTGACGCTGGCGCCGGGCGAGTCGGGTTACGCATCGCTGATCCTGACGGGCGAGCCGGGTCCCGACACCCACGGCCGCACCATCCGCACGATCCAGGTCTACCTGACCCCGGACAGCGGCAAGACGGTGACGGCGCCGAGCGGCACGTTCGCCGACGACGGCGCCGCCGTGTCGTACTGGCAGCGCTCCCTGCAGGACGCGCTCACGTACTGA
- the hemB gene encoding porphobilinogen synthase, with product MNSYGSFPGARPRRLRTTPVMRRMVAETRLHPADLILPAFVREGVTEPVPIAAMPGVVQHSRDTLRKAAVEAVTAGVSGIMLFGVPEDAKKDAAGTAGTDPDGILQVAIRDVRAEVGDDLVIMSDLCLDEYTDHGHCGVLDADGRVDNDATLERYAEMAQVQADAGVHVVGPSGMMDGQVGVVRDALDTIGKEDVSILAYTAKYSSAFYGPFREAVGSSLQGDRKTYQQDPANLRESMRELALDLEEGADMVMVKPAGPYLDVLAKVAESVDVPVAAYQISGEYAMVEAAAEKGWIDRDKAIFETLTGIRRAGAKMILTYWATEVAQKLGAAHSG from the coding sequence ATGAATTCGTACGGATCCTTTCCCGGGGCGCGCCCGCGCCGGCTGCGGACGACTCCCGTCATGCGGCGGATGGTGGCCGAGACGAGGCTGCATCCGGCCGATCTGATCCTGCCCGCCTTCGTGCGGGAGGGCGTCACCGAGCCCGTGCCGATCGCCGCCATGCCCGGCGTCGTCCAGCACTCGCGGGACACGCTGCGCAAGGCCGCCGTCGAGGCCGTCACCGCCGGCGTCTCCGGGATCATGCTGTTCGGCGTGCCCGAGGACGCGAAGAAGGACGCCGCCGGCACGGCCGGCACCGACCCCGACGGCATCCTCCAGGTCGCCATCCGCGACGTGCGCGCCGAGGTGGGCGACGACCTCGTGATCATGTCCGACCTGTGCCTCGACGAGTACACCGACCACGGCCACTGCGGCGTCCTCGACGCCGACGGGCGCGTCGACAACGACGCCACCCTGGAGCGCTACGCCGAGATGGCCCAGGTCCAGGCCGACGCCGGCGTCCACGTCGTCGGTCCCTCCGGGATGATGGACGGCCAGGTCGGCGTCGTCCGCGACGCCCTGGACACCATCGGCAAGGAGGACGTGTCGATCCTGGCGTACACCGCCAAGTACTCCTCCGCCTTCTACGGCCCCTTCCGCGAGGCCGTCGGCTCCTCCCTCCAGGGCGACCGCAAGACGTACCAGCAGGACCCGGCCAACCTGCGCGAGTCGATGCGGGAGCTCGCCCTCGACCTGGAGGAGGGCGCGGACATGGTCATGGTGAAGCCCGCCGGGCCCTATCTGGACGTCCTCGCCAAGGTCGCCGAGTCCGTCGACGTGCCCGTCGCCGCGTACCAGATCAGCGGCGAGTACGCGATGGTCGAGGCGGCCGCCGAGAAGGGCTGGATCGACCGCGACAAGGCGATCTTCGAGACCCTGACCGGCATCCGCCGGGCCGGCGCGAAGATGATCCTCACGTACTGGGCGACGGAGGTCGCGCAGAAGCTGGGGGCGGCGCACTCTGGATAG
- a CDS encoding DUF3558 domain-containing protein codes for MQRKAYAPGRSRPAVLTAAALALGLGIGLSGCSSGAKADIDTVDSKAGPASPTAPPGRYRTLFEPCGAVPQATLKDLLPGAAALPDAERDRAYRGTAAVTFDTDRRVGCSWKADSPDAAHRLTLDIERVVSYDPAVSDDDRAQEVYVGKQTAAGVPITPKSATPTPTATASATGTAAAGHLPPQTPGGHVAGSGNPPAGQSGSAGAPGATAPSSSPTTGLEPRSLEGLGEVAYLDDALTTTGPAGVKRLVSVVFRTSNVIVTVQYEEQSTASTEAPDSGELQEKARNLARLLVERLEE; via the coding sequence GTGCAGCGAAAGGCGTACGCACCCGGCCGGTCCAGGCCCGCGGTGCTCACCGCGGCCGCCCTCGCCCTCGGTCTGGGAATCGGCCTGAGCGGCTGCTCCTCCGGCGCGAAGGCGGACATCGACACCGTCGACTCCAAGGCGGGGCCCGCCTCCCCGACCGCTCCCCCCGGTCGTTACCGCACGCTCTTCGAGCCCTGTGGTGCCGTCCCGCAGGCGACCTTGAAGGACCTGCTCCCGGGGGCCGCGGCACTGCCGGACGCCGAGCGGGATCGCGCCTATCGCGGCACCGCGGCCGTCACGTTCGACACCGACCGCCGGGTCGGCTGCAGTTGGAAGGCCGACTCCCCCGACGCGGCGCACCGGCTCACCCTGGACATCGAGCGGGTCGTCTCGTACGACCCGGCGGTGAGCGACGACGACCGGGCGCAGGAGGTGTACGTCGGCAAGCAGACCGCGGCCGGTGTGCCGATCACGCCGAAGTCGGCGACTCCGACGCCGACCGCGACGGCCTCGGCCACCGGGACCGCCGCGGCCGGGCATCTTCCGCCGCAGACCCCGGGCGGGCACGTGGCCGGGTCGGGCAATCCGCCGGCCGGTCAGAGCGGTTCGGCGGGCGCGCCCGGCGCGACGGCTCCTTCCTCGTCTCCCACCACCGGTCTGGAGCCGCGTTCCCTGGAGGGTCTGGGTGAGGTCGCGTATCTCGACGACGCCCTGACGACGACGGGTCCCGCGGGTGTGAAGCGGCTCGTGAGCGTGGTGTTCCGCACATCGAACGTGATCGTGACGGTGCAGTACGAAGAGCAGTCGACGGCTTCGACGGAGGCTCCGGACAGCGGGGAGCTGCAGGAAAAGGCGCGGAATCTGGCTCGTCTGCTCGTGGAGCGGCTGGAGGAGTAG
- the lysS gene encoding lysine--tRNA ligase: MAQSSTETDWVSRFADEVIAESERRAPGKPVVVASGLSPSGPIHLGNLREVMTPHLVADEVRRRGHEVRHLISWDDYDRYRKVPNGIEGIDESWAEHIGKPLTSVPAPAGSPHANWAEHFKAAMVEALAELGVEYDPISQTEQYTAGVYREQILHAMKHRGDIDAILDQYRTKKAPKKQSQKPLDEAELEAAEGSGAAGEDDGSGAGAGYFPYKPYCGRCEKDLTTVTSYDEETTELAYTCTACGHTENVKLSEFNRGKLVWKVDWPMRWAYEGVIFEPSGVDHSSPGSSFQVGGQIVGIFDGVQPIGPMYAFVGISGMAKMSSSRGGVPTPADALAIMEPQILRWLYARRKPNQSFKIAFDQEIQRLYDEWDKLEAKVADGTVLPADAAAYTRAARTAAGELPRTPRPLPYRTLASVMDITAGHDEQTLRILTELDPENPVTTLDEVRPRLDRAENWITTQVPADQRTIVRAEPDTETLGTLDDEGRESLRLLLEGLDSHWSLDGLTTLVYGVPKVMAGLTPEAKPTPELKLAQRSFFALLYKLLVSRETGPRLPTLLLAVGADRVRKLLGA, from the coding sequence GTGGCTCAGAGCAGCACCGAGACCGACTGGGTCTCCCGTTTCGCGGACGAGGTCATCGCCGAGTCGGAGCGACGTGCGCCTGGCAAACCGGTCGTCGTCGCCTCCGGCCTCTCCCCGTCCGGCCCCATCCACCTCGGCAACCTGCGCGAGGTCATGACCCCGCACCTGGTCGCCGACGAGGTCCGCCGCCGCGGCCACGAGGTCCGCCACCTCATCTCCTGGGACGACTACGACCGCTACCGCAAGGTGCCCAACGGCATCGAGGGCATCGACGAGTCCTGGGCCGAGCACATCGGCAAGCCGCTGACCTCCGTCCCCGCCCCCGCCGGCTCCCCCCACGCCAACTGGGCGGAGCACTTCAAGGCCGCCATGGTCGAGGCCCTGGCCGAGCTGGGCGTCGAGTACGACCCCATCAGCCAGACCGAGCAGTACACCGCGGGCGTCTACCGCGAGCAGATCCTGCACGCCATGAAGCACCGCGGCGACATCGACGCCATCCTCGACCAGTACCGGACGAAGAAGGCCCCGAAGAAGCAGTCCCAGAAGCCCCTCGACGAGGCCGAGCTCGAAGCCGCCGAAGGCTCCGGCGCCGCCGGCGAGGACGACGGCTCGGGCGCCGGCGCCGGCTACTTCCCGTACAAGCCGTACTGCGGCCGCTGCGAGAAGGACCTCACCACGGTCACCTCGTACGACGAGGAGACGACCGAGCTCGCCTACACCTGCACCGCCTGCGGCCACACCGAGAACGTCAAGCTCAGCGAGTTCAACCGCGGCAAGCTGGTCTGGAAGGTCGACTGGCCCATGCGCTGGGCCTACGAGGGCGTCATCTTCGAGCCCTCCGGCGTCGACCACTCCTCGCCCGGCTCCTCCTTCCAGGTCGGCGGCCAGATCGTCGGCATCTTCGACGGCGTCCAGCCCATCGGCCCCATGTACGCCTTCGTCGGCATCAGCGGCATGGCCAAGATGTCCTCCTCGCGCGGCGGCGTCCCCACGCCCGCCGACGCCCTGGCGATCATGGAGCCGCAGATCCTGCGCTGGCTCTACGCCCGCCGCAAGCCCAACCAGTCCTTCAAGATCGCCTTCGACCAGGAGATCCAGCGGCTCTACGACGAGTGGGACAAGCTGGAGGCCAAGGTCGCCGACGGCACCGTCCTCCCCGCCGACGCCGCCGCCTACACCCGCGCCGCCCGCACCGCCGCCGGAGAGCTCCCGCGCACCCCGCGGCCGCTTCCGTACCGGACGCTCGCCTCGGTCATGGACATCACCGCGGGCCACGACGAGCAGACCCTGCGCATCCTCACCGAGCTCGACCCGGAGAACCCGGTCACCACCCTCGACGAGGTCCGCCCCCGTCTCGACCGCGCGGAGAACTGGATCACCACCCAGGTCCCCGCCGACCAGCGCACCATCGTCCGCGCCGAGCCCGACACCGAGACCCTCGGCACCCTCGACGACGAAGGCCGCGAGTCGCTCCGCCTGCTCCTGGAGGGCCTCGACAGCCACTGGTCCCTCGACGGCCTCACGACCCTCGTCTACGGCGTCCCCAAGGTCATGGCCGGTCTGACCCCCGAAGCCAAGCCCACCCCCGAGCTCAAGCTGGCCCAGCGCTCCTTCTTCGCGCTGCTCTACAAGCTGCTCGTCAGCCGTGAGACCGGCCCCCGCCTGCCCACCCTGCTCCTCGCCGTCGGCGCGGACCGGGTGCGCAAGCTGCTCGGCGCGTAA
- a CDS encoding DUF2637 domain-containing protein, protein MAAMQLTRTHRILIGMVVAGAVVIAGIGFAGSYAAVRELAIDKGFGTFSYFFPIGIDAGICVLLALDLLLTWMRIPFPLLRQTAWLLTAATIAFNGAAAWPDPLGVGMHAVIPVLFVVAVEAARHAVGRIADITADKHMEGVRLTRWLLSPVPTFRLWRRMKLWELRSYEQVIKLEQDRLIYQARLQARFGRGWRRKAPVEALMPLRLAKYGVPLAETAAAGLAAAGVEPVLLPPAPMQAVQAQQQPELAQGQVPVAQPVAGGVPGQLGTVPPQVRGPVAGADAASQESQWFAAQVSPETYQGSYNPQIVEGLEPTPVPIPQGPEDVPPPGPEEFEEYSEFVDEEPSGDEFAESAYKAMWDYLEENQEFPTSEQLDIRLSDMYGITHPRSASILRELTPQLRHRIEQEWAETHTP, encoded by the coding sequence GTGGCCGCGATGCAGCTGACACGGACGCACCGGATACTCATCGGCATGGTCGTCGCCGGTGCGGTGGTCATCGCCGGGATCGGTTTCGCCGGCTCGTACGCCGCTGTGCGTGAGCTCGCCATCGACAAGGGTTTCGGCACCTTCTCGTATTTCTTCCCGATCGGCATCGACGCCGGCATCTGTGTGCTGCTGGCGCTGGATCTGCTGCTGACCTGGATGCGCATCCCGTTCCCGCTGCTGCGGCAGACGGCGTGGCTGCTGACCGCGGCGACGATCGCGTTCAACGGTGCGGCGGCATGGCCGGATCCGCTGGGCGTGGGCATGCACGCGGTGATTCCGGTGCTGTTCGTGGTGGCGGTCGAGGCGGCGCGGCACGCGGTGGGCCGGATCGCGGACATCACGGCCGACAAGCACATGGAGGGCGTGCGGCTGACGCGGTGGCTGTTGTCGCCGGTGCCGACGTTCCGGCTGTGGCGGCGGATGAAGCTGTGGGAGCTGCGTTCGTACGAGCAGGTGATCAAGCTGGAGCAGGACCGGCTGATCTATCAGGCGCGGCTTCAGGCGCGGTTCGGGCGGGGGTGGCGGCGCAAGGCTCCGGTGGAGGCGTTGATGCCGTTGCGTCTGGCGAAGTACGGGGTGCCGTTGGCGGAGACCGCGGCGGCGGGTCTGGCGGCGGCGGGTGTGGAGCCCGTGCTGTTGCCGCCCGCGCCGATGCAGGCGGTGCAGGCGCAGCAGCAGCCGGAGTTGGCGCAGGGGCAGGTGCCGGTGGCGCAGCCGGTGGCGGGTGGTGTGCCGGGGCAGCTCGGGACCGTTCCGCCGCAGGTGCGGGGGCCGGTGGCGGGTGCGGATGCGGCGTCGCAGGAGAGCCAGTGGTTCGCGGCTCAGGTGTCGCCGGAGACGTATCAGGGTTCGTACAACCCGCAGATCGTGGAGGGGCTCGAGCCGACTCCGGTGCCGATTCCGCAGGGGCCGGAGGATGTTCCTCCGCCGGGTCCCGAGGAGTTCGAGGAGTACTCGGAGTTCGTGGACGAGGAGCCTTCGGGTGACGAGTTCGCGGAGTCGGCGTACAAGGCGATGTGGGACTACCTGGAGGAGAACCAGGAGTTCCCGACTTCGGAGCAGCTCGACATAAGGCTGAGTGACATGTACGGCATCACGCACCCGCGGAGTGCGTCGATCCTGCGGGAGCTGACGCCGCAGCTGCGGCACCGGATCGAGCAGGAGTGGGCGGAGACCCACACGCCGTAG
- a CDS encoding helix-turn-helix domain-containing protein, protein MTLPWNAFPGCGEMLMEAADGFAELMRGLKERSGVSYGALAKRLHVSTSTLHRYCNGDAVPTEFAPVERLGRLCGAGREELVELHRAWILADEARRRGKAEPGGDAGVESAAESAAEEGDAEGGEEGAGGGPGAVAAGGEPGAGSGVVAPGPVSAGGVPRSRKRLVIVLAAVAVVGLVVPTAYVVGRADDSRDGAAGAGADAGPPAPLSVGISSYNWAEPCGQYYVLDQQPGHVPPPPTPQDTRGWARALGGIDGGHMQLQLTVTGRTQAPVVLTGLHVRVAERGKPLDGSVYSMGDGCGSGVTPQTFDVDLDAPRPYLKPVAGMDGDRVVPAKNFPYKVSTGDPQVLNLDVHTEGNAATWYLELTWSSGEQHGTVRVDDGGQLFRTTAIEGRPTYGYWPDKGTWFKQ, encoded by the coding sequence ATGACCCTCCCCTGGAACGCGTTCCCGGGATGCGGGGAGATGCTGATGGAGGCGGCGGACGGCTTCGCGGAGCTGATGCGCGGACTGAAGGAACGCTCCGGAGTCAGTTACGGCGCGCTGGCGAAACGGCTGCACGTCAGCACCTCGACCCTCCACCGGTACTGCAACGGGGACGCCGTGCCGACGGAGTTCGCCCCCGTCGAGCGGCTCGGGCGGCTGTGCGGGGCAGGGCGGGAGGAGCTCGTCGAGCTGCACCGGGCCTGGATCCTCGCGGACGAGGCGAGGCGACGGGGGAAGGCGGAGCCGGGGGGTGACGCGGGGGTCGAGTCGGCGGCCGAGTCAGCGGCCGAGGAGGGGGACGCGGAGGGGGGCGAGGAGGGAGCCGGAGGGGGGCCGGGGGCGGTGGCGGCCGGGGGCGAGCCGGGTGCCGGGTCCGGGGTCGTGGCGCCTGGGCCCGTCTCCGCCGGCGGCGTCCCGCGGTCCCGCAAGCGGCTCGTCATCGTGCTCGCCGCCGTCGCGGTCGTCGGACTCGTCGTCCCCACCGCGTACGTGGTCGGGCGCGCCGACGACAGCCGGGACGGAGCCGCCGGAGCGGGCGCCGACGCGGGGCCGCCCGCGCCGCTGAGCGTCGGCATCAGCTCGTACAACTGGGCCGAGCCCTGCGGCCAGTACTACGTGCTCGACCAGCAGCCCGGGCACGTCCCGCCGCCGCCCACGCCCCAGGACACCCGCGGCTGGGCCCGCGCGCTCGGCGGGATCGACGGCGGGCACATGCAGCTCCAGCTCACGGTCACCGGCCGCACCCAGGCACCCGTGGTCCTCACCGGGCTCCACGTGCGCGTCGCCGAGCGCGGCAAGCCGCTGGACGGGTCGGTGTACTCCATGGGCGACGGCTGCGGCAGCGGGGTCACCCCGCAGACCTTCGACGTCGACCTCGACGCTCCCCGCCCCTACCTGAAGCCCGTCGCCGGAATGGACGGCGACCGCGTGGTGCCCGCGAAGAACTTCCCGTACAAGGTCTCCACCGGCGACCCCCAGGTCCTCAACCTGGACGTGCACACCGAGGGAAACGCCGCCACCTGGTACCTGGAGCTCACCTGGAGCAGCGGCGAGCAGCACGGGACGGTCCGCGTCGACGACGGCGGACAGCTCTTCCGCACCACCGCGATCGAGGGACGCCCCACGTACGGCTACTGGCCCGACAAGGGGACCTGGTTCAAACAGTGA
- a CDS encoding DUF1876 domain-containing protein, which translates to MNTLVGWHVEMEFQEEGDRTRAAAMVRLSDGTEFRAHGNANRHPSDPEQLRVGEEIAGARALMDLASQLLQKAHTEIDDVSGRASHPINR; encoded by the coding sequence ATGAACACGCTTGTCGGGTGGCACGTCGAGATGGAGTTCCAGGAGGAGGGCGACCGGACGAGGGCGGCGGCGATGGTGCGGCTCAGCGACGGCACCGAGTTCCGCGCCCACGGCAACGCCAACCGGCACCCCTCCGACCCGGAGCAGCTGCGGGTCGGGGAGGAGATCGCCGGAGCCCGTGCCCTCATGGACCTCGCCTCGCAGCTGCTGCAGAAGGCCCACACCGAGATCGACGACGTCTCGGGGCGGGCCTCCCATCCGATCAACCGCTGA
- the argS gene encoding arginine--tRNA ligase, with product MASVPSLASTVQQRLADGLSAALPDAGSADPLLRRSDRADFQANGILALAKRLKGNPRELATQVVAAIPENDALKEIEVSGPGFLNITVTDEAIVRTLAARAADARLGVPFNPSAGTTVIDYAQPNVAKEMHVGHLRSAVIGAAMVEILEFTGETVVRRHHIGDWGTQFGMLIQFLIEHPHELDHKVDGEGVEVSGEEAMSNLNRLYKASRALFDSDEAFKARARARVVDLQAGDEETLALWQRFVDESKIYFYSVFDKLDMDIRDVDVVGESGYNEMLQETCRLLEESGVAVRSEGALCVFFDDVKGPDGNPTPLIVQKSDGGFGYAATDLSAIRDRVGNLKASTLLYVVDARQSLHFKMVFETARRAGWLNDEVKAVQLAFGTVLGKDGKPFKTREGETVRLVDLLDEAIDRASSVVREKAQDLSEAEIAERGAQVGIGAVKYADLSTSAARDYKFDLDQMVSLNGDTSVYLQYAYARIQSILRKAGDAKPVAHPELALAPSERALGLHLDSFGELVQETAVEYAPHKLAAYLYQLASQYTTFYSECPVLKADTPEQVENRLFLCDLTARTLHQGMALLGIRTPERL from the coding sequence ATGGCCTCGGTCCCTTCCCTCGCTTCGACCGTGCAGCAGCGCCTCGCGGACGGCCTCTCGGCAGCGCTGCCGGACGCCGGGTCCGCCGACCCGCTGCTGCGACGAAGCGACCGGGCCGACTTCCAGGCCAACGGCATCCTGGCGCTGGCGAAGCGGCTGAAGGGCAATCCGCGTGAGCTGGCGACGCAGGTCGTCGCGGCGATCCCGGAGAACGACGCGCTGAAGGAGATCGAGGTCTCGGGCCCCGGTTTCCTGAACATCACGGTGACCGACGAGGCGATCGTGCGGACGCTGGCCGCCCGTGCGGCGGACGCCCGGCTGGGTGTGCCGTTCAACCCCTCGGCGGGCACGACGGTGATCGACTACGCGCAGCCGAACGTGGCGAAGGAGATGCACGTCGGGCACCTGCGGTCGGCGGTGATCGGCGCGGCGATGGTCGAGATCCTGGAGTTCACGGGCGAGACGGTGGTGCGGCGTCACCACATCGGCGACTGGGGCACCCAGTTCGGCATGCTCATCCAGTTCCTGATCGAGCACCCGCACGAGCTGGACCACAAGGTCGACGGTGAGGGTGTGGAGGTCTCCGGCGAGGAGGCCATGTCGAACCTGAACCGGCTGTACAAGGCCTCGCGCGCGCTGTTCGACTCCGACGAGGCGTTCAAGGCACGGGCGCGGGCGCGGGTGGTGGACCTGCAGGCGGGCGACGAGGAGACGCTGGCGCTGTGGCAGCGGTTCGTCGACGAGTCGAAGATCTACTTCTACTCGGTCTTCGACAAGCTGGACATGGACATCCGTGACGTCGACGTGGTCGGCGAGTCCGGCTACAACGAGATGCTGCAGGAGACGTGCCGGCTCCTGGAGGAGTCGGGCGTCGCGGTGCGTTCCGAGGGCGCGCTGTGCGTGTTCTTCGACGACGTGAAGGGCCCGGACGGCAACCCGACCCCGCTGATCGTCCAGAAGTCCGACGGCGGCTTCGGCTACGCGGCGACGGACCTGTCGGCGATCCGCGACCGGGTGGGCAACCTGAAGGCCTCGACGCTGCTGTACGTGGTGGACGCCCGTCAGTCGCTGCACTTCAAGATGGTCTTCGAGACGGCCCGCCGGGCGGGCTGGCTGAACGACGAGGTGAAGGCCGTCCAGCTGGCGTTCGGCACGGTGCTCGGCAAGGACGGCAAGCCGTTCAAGACCCGTGAGGGCGAGACGGTGCGGCTGGTGGACCTGCTGGACGAGGCGATCGACCGTGCGTCGTCCGTGGTCCGCGAGAAGGCCCAGGACCTGTCGGAGGCGGAGATCGCCGAGCGGGGTGCCCAGGTGGGCATCGGCGCGGTGAAGTACGCGGACCTGTCGACGTCGGCGGCGCGTGACTACAAGTTCGACCTGGACCAGATGGTGTCGCTCAACGGCGACACGTCGGTGTACCTGCAGTACGCGTACGCGCGCATCCAGTCGATCCTGCGCAAGGCGGGGGACGCGAAGCCGGTCGCCCACCCGGAGCTGGCGCTGGCGCCCTCGGAGCGGGCGCTGGGTCTGCACCTGGACTCGTTCGGCGAGCTGGTCCAGGAGACCGCGGTGGAGTACGCGCCGCACAAGCTGGCGGCGTACCTGTACCAGCTGGCGTCGCAGTACACGACGTTCTACTCGGAGTGCCCGGTCCTGAAGGCGGACACCCCGGAGCAGGTGGAGAACCGCCTCTTCCTGTGCGACCTGACCGCGCGCACGCTGCACCAGGGCATGGCGCTGCTGGGCATCCGGACCCCCGAGCGCCTCTGA